A section of the Larus michahellis chromosome 1, bLarMic1.1, whole genome shotgun sequence genome encodes:
- the LOC141737836 gene encoding apovitellenin-1 produces the protein MVQSRALVIALILLLSTTLPEVHSKSIFERDRRDWLVIPDAIAAYIYETVNKMSPKVGQFLVDAAQTPVVVVTRNFLIRETTKLSILAEQLMEKIKNLWYTRVLGY, from the exons ATGGTGCAGTCCAGGGCATTGGTGATAGCTCTGATTCTGCTCCTTAGCACCACTCTCCCCG AAGTGCACTCAAAGTCCATCTTTGAGAGAGACCGTCGTGACTGGTTGGTCATCCCCGACGCAATTGCAGCTTACATCTATGAAACTGTGAACAAGATGTCCCCTAAAGTTGGCCAGTTCTTGGTGGATGCTGCCCAGACTCCAGTAGTTGTTGTGACCAG GAACTTCCTCATCAGAGAAACAACTAAACTCAGTATACTGGCTGAACagctgatggaaaaaataaagaacctGTGGTACACAAGAGTTCTAGGCTACTAG
- the ILDR1 gene encoding immunoglobulin-like domain-containing receptor 1 — MAPRGRCRWALLLAWLPAGCLSLLVTVQDVERYTTLFASVVLRCDYSTSAQLQDVVVTWRFKSFCKDPIFDYYSVSYQAALALGQDPSDDCNDSQRKVRIVIQKYGQKEPVLGIDYQQRKITIQNRADLVISEVMWWDHGVYYCTVEAPGDTSGDADKEVKLIVLHWLTVLLIILGGLLLLLLIGICWCQCCPQYCCCHIPCVCCPTRCCCNEEVLKRHQFMKQAQALAPWMSPNMFYGGGDRNSQLSSYQLNPLLQQDVSLQNSLPLVQPQAQLFPNKGVLDYLESEIQNLNMSQLRPPSHQRQAVQPSLLSSLGSEIMPPPLADHVSSIHGSSNSSRPQRAARNPRPWDAAAEDRRENRRLPLPSSEDSHSSYSQEPWDRRREDHPQRQRTGGYNGRPQHSRRDVSPPRQAERGKSSSSSCSFYPEEAKERSSHHRGWRPEPTGRPEYQHHTRRSNNSGQRRHSYSPPSRRGSWSSSEEQVRLPPTNRRRRHRSREWPEDKPPSYRSLEVIPGQEKKHKGSAGPRSERGSSHSGRSIVI; from the exons GCTGGTGACAGTGCAGGATGTTGAACGTTATACCACCTTATTTGCCAGTGTTGTCCTCAGGTGTGACTACAGCACCTCAGCACAGCTGCAGGACGTGGTGGTGACCTGGCGCTTCAAATCCTTCTGCAAGGACCCCATCTTTGACTACTACTCAGTCT CGTATCAGGCTGCTCTAGCTCTTGGCCAGGACCCGTCTGATGACTGCAATGACAGCCAGCGAAAGGTGCGCATTGTCATCCAGAAATATGGGCAGAAGGAGCCTGTGTTGGGTATCGACTACCAGCAACGAAAGATTACCATTCAGAACC GGGCAGACCTTGTCATCAGTGAGGTCATGTGGTGGGATCATGGCGTGTACTACTGCACTGTGGAGGCACCAGGAGATACCTCAGGCGATGCAGACAAAGAAGTTAAGCTGATTGTTCTCC ACTGGCTCACAGTACTCCTCATCATTCTTGGTggcctccttctccttctgctgATTGGAATATGCTGGTGCCAGTGCTGCCCACAGTATTGCTGCTGCCACATCCCATGTGTCTGCTGCCCAACCCGGTGCTGCTGTAATGAGGAAG tACTGAAACGGCATCAGTTCATGAAGCAGGCTCAGGCACTTGCACCTTGGATGTCACCCAACATGTTCTACGGAGGTGGCGACAGGAACTCGCAACTTTCCTCTTACCAGCTGAACCCTCTACTGCAACAAG ATGTGTCTCTGCAGAACAGCCTTCCACTGGTGCAGCCACAAGCTCAGCTTTTCCCTAACAAGGGTGTTCTGGACTATCTGGAGTCTGAAATCCAAAACCTTAATATGTCACAGCTCCGGCCACCCTCCCACCAGCGGCAGGCTGTACAGCCCAGCTTGCTGTCCTCCCTGGGCTCTGAGATCATGCCACCTCCTCTCGCTGATCACGTCTCCTCCATCCATGGGAGCAGCAACTCCTCACGGCCACAGAGAGCTGCCCGCAACCCCAGaccctgggatgctgcagcagaggacaggagggaaaaccgGAGATTGCCCTTGCCTTCCAGTGAGGATTCTCATTCCAGCTACAGTCAGGAGCCCTGGGACAGGCGGCGAGAGGACCATCCTCAGAGGCAGAGGACAGGCGGCTACAATGGCAGGCCCCAGCACTCCAGACGGGATGTGTCACCCCCACGCCAGGCTGAGAGgggcaagagcagcagcagcagctgcagtttcTATCCGGAGGAGGCCAAGGAGCGCTCCAGCCACCATCGTGGCTGGAGACCAGAGCCCACAGGGAGGCCAGAGTACCAGCACCATACCAGGAGGAGCAATAACTCAGGTCAGCGGCGGCACAGCTACTCTCCCCCTTCTCGACGGGGATCATGGAGCTCCTCAGAAGAGCAAGTCCGTCTCCCACCAACAAACCGCAGGCGGCGACACCGGTCTCGGGAATGGCCAGAAGATAAACCCCCCAGTTATCGCTCATTAGAAGTCATCCCAGGTCAGGAGAAGAAGCACAAAGGCAGCGCAGGGCCACGCTCG GAAAGAGGAAGTTCACACAGTGGAAGAAGCATAGTCATTTAG